Proteins from a single region of Streptomyces spectabilis:
- a CDS encoding sensor histidine kinase has protein sequence MSLFWRIFLMNAVVLVLAALLLLSPMVTVSSPVLLGEALVVLGGVVAMLVANAVLLRVGLAPLKRLSRAMAAADLLRPGARPVAAGHGEVAQLIGTYNAMLDRLESERATSSARALSAQEAERRRVARELHDEVGQTLTAVLLQVKRAADRAPEPLREELSAAQETTRSSLDEIRRIARRLRPGVLEDLGLVSGLRSLAGEFSESGLTVRHRFDAGLPRLAGDTELVVYRVAQEALTNTARHAGTSRADLELLAVPGGVELAVRDAGGGLGGAPEGAGLRGMRERALLIGARLSVTAGPAGRGTEVRLHVPAPATAPLQGAAA, from the coding sequence GTGTCGTTGTTCTGGCGGATCTTCTTGATGAACGCCGTCGTGCTGGTGCTCGCCGCGCTGCTGCTCCTGAGCCCCATGGTGACCGTCTCCAGCCCGGTGCTGCTCGGTGAGGCGCTCGTCGTGCTCGGCGGGGTCGTGGCGATGCTGGTGGCCAACGCCGTGCTGCTGCGGGTGGGGCTCGCCCCGCTCAAGCGGCTGAGCCGGGCCATGGCCGCCGCCGATCTGCTGCGGCCCGGGGCCCGGCCCGTTGCCGCGGGGCACGGCGAGGTGGCCCAGCTCATCGGGACCTACAACGCCATGCTCGACCGCCTGGAGAGCGAGCGCGCCACCAGCAGCGCCCGCGCCCTGTCCGCCCAGGAGGCCGAGCGCCGCCGGGTCGCGCGGGAGCTCCACGACGAGGTGGGGCAGACCCTCACCGCCGTCCTGTTGCAGGTCAAGCGCGCCGCCGACCGGGCACCCGAGCCGCTGCGCGAGGAGCTGAGCGCCGCGCAGGAGACCACCCGGTCCAGCCTCGACGAGATCCGGCGCATCGCGCGACGGCTGCGGCCGGGCGTGCTCGAGGACCTCGGCCTGGTGAGCGGCCTGAGGTCCCTCGCGGGGGAGTTCAGCGAGTCGGGGCTCACCGTGCGGCACCGGTTCGACGCCGGGCTCCCGCGCCTCGCGGGCGACACCGAGCTGGTCGTCTACCGCGTGGCCCAGGAAGCGCTCACCAACACCGCCCGGCACGCCGGTACCAGCCGCGCCGACCTCGAACTGCTCGCCGTGCCCGGCGGGGTGGAGCTCGCCGTCCGCGACGCCGGCGGCGGCCTCGGCGGCGCCCCCGAGGGCGCGGGCCTGCGCGGCATGCGCGAGCGCGCCCTGCTCATCGGCGCCCGCCTCTCCGTGACGGCGGGCCCGGCGGGCCGGGGCACCGAGGTGCGCCTCCACGTGCCCGCCCCGGCCACGGCACCCCTCCAGGGAGCCGCCGCGTGA
- a CDS encoding DNRLRE domain-containing protein, which translates to MAVSCLYGAEAATAAPAQPAADSADTARKATATTAADIASARVTARLHGKRIEALSERTETSTTWANPNGSLTTELAAGPVRFEDDDTGKWRDVDLDLVKNDDGSVEPKAHPRGLELGAPGGKRAARMDQGGAARDLVTLGEGDRRITLQWQGGLPAPKLDGTRATYENAVPGADVVVEATRTGFEQFVDIKRKPAERDYGYTLPLRAKGLKVRQHKDGSLTFTERRGKKDERRAVMPAPVMWDATVDPVSGEHTRRAPVKMKAVQVKGGVDLVVTPDAKFLADPRTKYPVTVDPSTSALAAVFDTYVQQGETRDWSTDTELDFGNPGTKNANGTPRTARSFISWDTRPLQDALVMDAKLSLWNFHSANEKDCKAQPWEVWSAGAASTSSRWTAQPAWTAKKATSSETRGNPACTAAPDGWINADVTGLVQEWASAKAARGHMGLRAANETAVAQWKRVNSANAATRPPKLSVTYNYRPRTGTKQEAGPPYFSYGGAYVVNSLTPTLRDTFTDADGDKVNGTFQIFDTATDKQVGNVLVSKWVPSGQVASVTVPSGVLAHGRTYKFRTSPYDNAHYNTGWSAWKTFTVDTSAPSAPTKVTSTDYPKDAWVKGAGRPGTFTVTPPGSDHNWLEWSLDGVTWTKEPTGGAGAAKNISVTPPKDGTHTFQVRAVDKADNKSEAVEYTFHAGPGGFVQPSDGERTARRLPLLAEADGDTFDKVSFSWRRAEADDWVRIPAEDVRAGGSALDAWPVALTKGRSDKLVWNATDTVDPDGSVQIKADFTGPKGATGSTAPLTVVVDRNASDAATAETGPGSVNLLTGDHTLSATDASAFDLSVSRTASSRTPDKGARQENQAPIFGKEWVAGTAAELTDSDFSHLRKISATAVAVVDAEGEETHFTANAAKSAWIPEPGSEDLTLKGGVTGSFTLTDTEGTVTEFTRTDAAATTWQVSSTLLDGLANSTTTIVSESVTVDGKKLARPRRVVAPTSAASAASCTATPATKGCRVLEFVYADRTTASGDTLGDHEGRVRELRLWATAPGAGEATAKSVQKYAYDSGGRLRQAWNPQISPALKSAYDYDGAGRVTRYTPPGELPWTFTYGKAGAAATAGDGMLLKASRSGLKPGTTGTQEGTASTSVVYDVPLTGAKAPYAMGASDVKAWGQLDAPTDAAAVLPADAVPSAHSGEELTAAAYRRADVHYLGASGREVNTATPGGHLTTTESDRFGNTVRELSAANRAVALGLTAADRTVQADLGLGRLTPAERADLLATRSLYNDNGTRKLEELGPLRRVDLTADLKSGATTLVPAGTSVAARARTVNEYDAGRPSDGTAKVKDQVTKVTTGAEVREHPGVMGESRVTQTVFDWAKGQPAKTIQDPGGLALTTTTEYDAQGRVVKQLLPGANGSDAGTRVTSYWSATGSGRCAGRPEWADLVCEVAPGGDVTGGGSNPKELPTSVTEYDWWGSPAKVTETANGVTRTTTTAYDDAGRQTRVAVTGGTGEKVPESTTEYDPATGQAVRTTSPTGGSLTKTFDKLGRQVAYADADGGTTTTEYDLLGRPVKVTDTAPSTVTYTYDTAAEPRGLATKTVDSVAGTFQAAYDADGSVESEKLPGGYTLTQTEDTSGAVTDRTYTRDGDGTTVYSDTVTKSVHGQVTEHAGWSGQSYRYDATGRLTTVEDTAETVCTRRAYGFDARANRTSLTTATATPGADCPASGGTTAKHTYDSADRLVDAGYAYDAFGRTTTAPGTGSLGHYANDLVHRQTEGGKRQTWQLDAALRFRSWTVESGSGTTWTKERSKVNHYDSDGDNPRWIVEDTATGALTRMVDSASGDLAATTENSGGTVLQLTTVHGDVALQLPLDKSRAPVALDSDEYGNPRAGQAPTRYNWLGGKQRSAETLTGLTLMGVRLYNPATGRFLSVDPVYGGGNNAYEYVGGDPVNRFDLDGKWWKKVKRGLKRVGRNVRKNWRTYAGYGATAACIVASAGTCAIASVAVFAATSAADGRGGKWRTKKYWRSTAKSAAWTAVGVGAGRFAAGSWWKSSKGFARGGKHAAGRGRHAKRFSYRRTAWSYAGNAWTGTLTCGMSWKMRYC; encoded by the coding sequence ATGGCCGTGTCGTGTCTGTACGGCGCCGAGGCCGCGACGGCGGCGCCCGCGCAGCCCGCGGCGGACTCGGCGGACACGGCGCGGAAGGCCACCGCCACGACCGCCGCCGACATCGCGTCGGCCCGGGTCACCGCCCGCCTCCACGGCAAGCGGATCGAGGCCCTGTCGGAGCGCACGGAGACGTCGACGACCTGGGCCAATCCGAACGGCAGCCTCACCACCGAACTCGCCGCGGGGCCGGTCAGGTTCGAGGACGACGACACCGGGAAGTGGCGGGACGTCGACCTCGACCTGGTGAAGAACGACGACGGGTCCGTGGAGCCGAAGGCCCACCCGCGGGGCCTGGAGCTCGGGGCGCCCGGCGGCAAGCGCGCGGCCCGCATGGACCAGGGCGGCGCCGCCCGCGACCTGGTCACCCTCGGCGAGGGCGACCGGCGCATCACGCTCCAGTGGCAGGGCGGCCTGCCCGCGCCGAAGCTGGACGGCACCCGCGCCACGTACGAGAACGCCGTGCCCGGCGCCGACGTGGTGGTCGAGGCGACCCGCACCGGCTTCGAGCAGTTCGTGGACATCAAGCGCAAGCCCGCCGAGCGGGACTACGGCTACACGCTGCCCCTGCGCGCGAAGGGCCTCAAGGTCCGGCAGCACAAGGACGGCAGCCTCACGTTCACCGAGCGCCGCGGCAAGAAGGACGAGCGGCGGGCGGTCATGCCCGCGCCCGTGATGTGGGACGCCACCGTCGACCCCGTCTCCGGCGAGCACACCCGCCGCGCCCCGGTGAAGATGAAGGCCGTCCAGGTGAAGGGCGGCGTCGACCTCGTCGTCACCCCCGACGCGAAGTTCCTCGCCGATCCGAGGACCAAGTACCCCGTCACCGTCGACCCGTCCACCTCGGCCCTGGCAGCCGTCTTCGACACGTACGTCCAGCAGGGCGAGACCCGGGACTGGTCCACCGACACCGAGCTGGACTTCGGCAACCCGGGGACGAAGAACGCCAACGGCACGCCGCGCACGGCGCGTTCCTTCATCTCGTGGGACACCCGGCCGCTCCAGGACGCGCTCGTCATGGACGCGAAGCTGTCGCTGTGGAACTTCCACTCCGCCAACGAGAAGGACTGCAAGGCCCAGCCGTGGGAGGTGTGGTCCGCGGGAGCCGCGTCCACGTCCTCGCGCTGGACCGCGCAGCCGGCCTGGACCGCGAAGAAGGCGACGTCGAGCGAGACCCGCGGCAACCCGGCGTGCACCGCCGCGCCCGACGGCTGGATCAACGCCGATGTCACGGGCCTCGTGCAGGAGTGGGCCTCGGCGAAGGCCGCCCGCGGGCACATGGGCCTGCGCGCGGCGAACGAGACCGCGGTCGCCCAGTGGAAGCGGGTCAACTCCGCGAACGCCGCGACCCGCCCGCCCAAGCTGAGCGTCACCTACAACTACCGGCCGCGCACCGGCACCAAGCAGGAGGCGGGCCCGCCGTACTTCTCCTACGGCGGCGCCTACGTGGTGAACAGCCTCACCCCGACGCTGCGCGACACGTTCACCGACGCGGACGGCGACAAGGTCAACGGCACCTTCCAGATCTTCGACACCGCCACCGACAAGCAGGTCGGGAACGTCCTGGTGTCGAAGTGGGTGCCGTCCGGGCAGGTCGCGTCGGTGACCGTGCCGTCGGGCGTCCTCGCGCACGGCAGGACGTACAAGTTCCGCACCTCGCCGTACGACAACGCGCACTACAACACCGGCTGGTCGGCGTGGAAGACCTTCACGGTCGACACCTCCGCGCCGTCCGCGCCCACGAAGGTCACGTCCACGGACTACCCGAAGGACGCCTGGGTGAAGGGCGCGGGCAGGCCCGGCACGTTCACCGTCACGCCGCCCGGCTCCGACCACAACTGGCTGGAGTGGTCCCTGGACGGCGTGACCTGGACGAAGGAGCCCACCGGCGGCGCGGGCGCGGCGAAGAACATCTCCGTGACGCCGCCCAAGGACGGCACGCACACCTTCCAGGTACGCGCCGTCGACAAGGCCGACAACAAGTCCGAGGCCGTCGAGTACACCTTCCACGCCGGCCCCGGCGGCTTCGTCCAGCCGTCCGACGGCGAACGCACCGCGCGGCGCCTGCCGCTGCTCGCCGAGGCCGACGGCGACACGTTCGACAAGGTGTCCTTCTCCTGGCGCCGCGCCGAGGCCGACGACTGGGTGCGGATCCCCGCCGAGGACGTGCGGGCGGGCGGCAGCGCGCTCGACGCCTGGCCCGTCGCCCTGACGAAGGGCCGCAGCGACAAGCTGGTGTGGAACGCCACCGACACCGTCGACCCCGACGGCAGCGTCCAGATCAAGGCCGACTTCACCGGGCCGAAGGGCGCCACGGGCAGCACCGCGCCGCTCACCGTCGTCGTCGACCGGAACGCCAGCGACGCCGCGACCGCCGAGACGGGCCCCGGCTCGGTGAACCTGCTCACCGGTGACCACACCCTGTCCGCCACGGACGCCTCCGCGTTCGACCTCTCGGTGAGCCGCACCGCCTCGTCGCGGACCCCCGACAAGGGGGCCAGGCAGGAGAACCAGGCGCCGATCTTCGGCAAGGAGTGGGTGGCGGGCACCGCCGCCGAGCTGACCGACTCGGACTTCTCGCACCTGCGGAAGATCTCCGCGACGGCCGTGGCCGTCGTCGACGCCGAGGGCGAGGAGACCCACTTCACCGCGAACGCGGCCAAGAGCGCCTGGATCCCGGAGCCCGGCTCCGAGGACCTCACCCTCAAGGGCGGCGTCACCGGGTCGTTCACCCTCACCGACACCGAGGGCACCGTCACCGAGTTCACCCGCACCGACGCGGCCGCCACCACCTGGCAGGTGTCCAGCACCCTCCTCGACGGGCTCGCCAACTCGACGACGACCATCGTGTCCGAGTCCGTGACCGTCGACGGCAAGAAGCTGGCCCGGCCCCGGCGCGTGGTCGCGCCGACGTCGGCCGCGTCCGCCGCCAGCTGCACCGCCACCCCGGCCACCAAGGGCTGCCGCGTCCTGGAGTTCGTGTACGCGGACCGCACGACCGCGTCCGGCGACACCCTCGGCGACCACGAGGGCCGGGTCAGGGAGCTGCGCCTGTGGGCCACCGCCCCCGGCGCCGGCGAGGCCACCGCCAAGTCCGTCCAGAAGTACGCGTACGACAGCGGCGGCAGGCTCCGCCAGGCGTGGAACCCGCAGATCAGCCCGGCCCTCAAGTCCGCCTACGACTACGACGGCGCGGGCCGGGTCACCCGGTACACCCCGCCCGGCGAACTGCCGTGGACGTTCACGTACGGCAAGGCGGGCGCCGCCGCCACCGCCGGTGACGGCATGCTCCTGAAGGCGTCCCGCTCCGGTCTGAAGCCGGGCACCACCGGCACGCAGGAGGGCACCGCGAGCACCTCCGTCGTCTACGACGTGCCGCTGACCGGTGCCAAGGCCCCGTACGCGATGGGCGCGTCCGACGTGAAGGCGTGGGGCCAGCTCGACGCCCCGACGGACGCGGCGGCGGTCCTGCCCGCCGACGCCGTGCCGTCCGCGCACTCCGGCGAGGAGCTGACCGCGGCCGCCTACCGGCGGGCCGACGTGCACTACCTGGGCGCCTCCGGCCGCGAGGTCAACACGGCGACGCCCGGCGGGCACCTCACCACCACCGAGTCCGACCGCTTCGGCAACACCGTGCGCGAGCTGAGCGCCGCCAACCGCGCGGTCGCCCTCGGCCTGACCGCCGCCGACAGGACCGTCCAGGCCGACCTCGGCCTGGGCAGGCTCACCCCGGCGGAGCGCGCCGACCTGCTCGCCACCCGCTCGCTGTACAACGACAACGGCACCCGCAAGCTGGAGGAGCTCGGCCCGCTGCGGCGCGTCGACCTGACGGCCGACCTGAAGTCGGGCGCCACCACGCTGGTCCCGGCGGGCACCTCGGTGGCCGCGCGCGCCAGGACGGTCAACGAGTACGACGCCGGGCGTCCCTCGGACGGCACGGCCAAGGTCAAGGACCAGGTCACCAAGGTCACGACGGGCGCCGAGGTCCGCGAGCACCCGGGCGTCATGGGCGAGAGCCGCGTGACGCAGACGGTGTTCGACTGGGCCAAGGGCCAGCCCGCGAAGACGATCCAGGACCCGGGCGGGCTCGCGCTCACCACGACCACCGAGTACGACGCGCAGGGCCGGGTCGTCAAGCAGCTCCTGCCGGGCGCGAACGGCTCGGACGCCGGGACGCGCGTGACCAGCTACTGGTCGGCGACGGGCAGCGGCCGGTGCGCCGGGCGCCCCGAGTGGGCCGACCTGGTCTGCGAGGTCGCGCCGGGCGGCGACGTCACCGGCGGCGGCAGCAACCCCAAGGAGCTGCCGACCTCGGTCACCGAGTACGACTGGTGGGGCAGCCCCGCGAAGGTCACCGAGACCGCGAACGGTGTGACCCGCACGACCACGACCGCGTACGACGACGCGGGCCGCCAGACCAGGGTGGCCGTGACCGGCGGCACCGGCGAGAAGGTCCCGGAGTCCACGACCGAGTACGACCCGGCCACCGGACAGGCGGTGCGGACGACGTCGCCCACGGGCGGCAGCCTCACCAAGACGTTCGACAAGCTGGGCCGCCAGGTCGCGTACGCGGACGCCGACGGCGGCACCACGACCACCGAGTACGACCTGCTCGGCCGGCCCGTGAAGGTGACCGACACGGCGCCGTCCACGGTCACGTACACCTACGACACCGCGGCCGAGCCCCGCGGTCTGGCCACGAAGACCGTCGACTCCGTCGCGGGCACGTTCCAGGCCGCGTACGACGCCGACGGCTCCGTGGAGAGCGAGAAGCTGCCCGGCGGCTACACCCTCACGCAGACCGAGGACACCTCGGGCGCGGTCACGGACCGCACCTACACGCGGGACGGCGACGGCACCACCGTCTACTCCGACACCGTGACCAAGTCGGTCCACGGCCAGGTCACCGAGCACGCGGGCTGGTCGGGGCAGAGCTACCGCTACGACGCCACGGGCCGGCTGACCACCGTCGAGGACACCGCGGAGACGGTGTGCACGCGCCGCGCCTACGGCTTCGACGCGCGCGCCAACCGCACCTCCCTGACCACCGCGACCGCCACGCCGGGCGCCGACTGCCCCGCATCGGGAGGCACCACCGCCAAGCACACCTACGACAGCGCCGACCGGCTCGTCGACGCCGGGTACGCCTACGACGCCTTCGGCCGCACCACCACGGCGCCCGGCACCGGCTCGCTCGGCCACTACGCCAACGACCTGGTGCACCGGCAGACGGAGGGCGGCAAGCGGCAGACCTGGCAGCTGGACGCCGCCCTGCGGTTCCGCTCCTGGACGGTCGAGTCCGGCTCCGGCACCACCTGGACCAAGGAGCGGTCCAAGGTCAACCACTACGACAGCGACGGCGACAACCCCCGCTGGATCGTGGAGGACACCGCCACCGGCGCCCTGACCCGCATGGTGGACTCCGCCTCCGGCGACCTGGCCGCGACCACGGAGAACAGCGGCGGCACGGTCCTCCAGCTCACCACCGTCCACGGCGACGTGGCGCTCCAGCTGCCCCTCGACAAGAGCCGGGCGCCCGTCGCGCTCGACTCCGACGAGTACGGCAACCCGCGCGCCGGACAGGCGCCGACCCGCTACAACTGGCTGGGCGGCAAGCAGCGTTCGGCCGAGACCCTCACCGGTCTCACGCTGATGGGCGTGCGCCTGTACAACCCGGCCACCGGCCGCTTCCTGTCCGTCGACCCGGTCTACGGCGGCGGCAACAACGCCTACGAGTACGTGGGCGGCGACCCCGTCAACCGCTTCGACCTCGACGGCAAGTGGTGGAAGAAGGTCAAGCGCGGCCTGAAGCGGGTGGGCCGCAACGTCCGCAAGAACTGGCGGACGTACGCCGGGTACGGCGCGACGGCGGCGTGCATCGTCGCCTCGGCGGGCACCTGCGCGATCGCCAGTGTCGCCGTGTTCGCCGCCACGTCGGCGGCCGACGGCCGCGGCGGCAAGTGGCGGACGAAGAAGTACTGGAGGTCGACGGCCAAGTCGGCGGCCTGGACCGCGGTCGGCGTCGGCGCGGGCCGCTTCGCCGCCGGATCGTGGTGGAAGTCCAGCAAGGGCTTCGCCCGGGGCGGCAAGCACGCCGCGGGCCGCGGCCGCCACGCCAAGCGGTTCTCGTACCGCAGGACGGCGTGGTCCTACGCGGGCAACGCGTGGACCGGCACGCTCACCTGCGGGATGAGCTGGAAGATGCGGTACTGCTAG
- a CDS encoding glycosyltransferase produces MSEPRLGVAIVTMGNRPKDVDALLESVAKQDVPPTRVVIVGNGTELPDFPAYPGEVTAIALDENLGCPGGRNVALRRLREFGDVDVAVELDDDGLLVDPDVFRTVRRLFAEDPRLGVVGFRIADEHGETQRRHVPRLRAKDPMRRGLVTSFLGGGHAFSMEMLERTGDWPADFFFTHEETDLAWRALDDGWKVLYEPALLLQHPKTSPARHAVYYRMTARNRVWLARRRLPLLLVPLYLAVWTLLTLARTRSLGGLRAWAGGFVEGVRTPCGERRPMSWRTVWLMTRLGRPPLI; encoded by the coding sequence GTGTCCGAACCGCGCCTGGGTGTGGCCATCGTGACCATGGGCAACCGCCCCAAGGACGTCGACGCCCTCCTGGAGTCCGTCGCCAAGCAGGACGTCCCGCCCACCCGGGTCGTCATCGTGGGCAACGGCACCGAGCTGCCGGACTTCCCCGCCTACCCCGGCGAGGTCACCGCGATCGCCCTCGACGAGAACCTGGGCTGCCCCGGCGGGCGCAACGTCGCCCTGCGCCGCCTGCGCGAGTTCGGCGACGTGGACGTGGCGGTCGAGCTCGACGACGACGGGCTGCTCGTCGACCCCGACGTGTTCCGGACCGTCCGGCGCCTGTTCGCCGAGGACCCGCGCCTCGGCGTCGTCGGCTTCCGGATCGCCGACGAGCACGGCGAGACCCAGCGCCGCCACGTGCCGCGCCTGCGCGCCAAGGACCCGATGCGCCGGGGTTTGGTCACGTCCTTCCTCGGCGGCGGCCACGCCTTCTCCATGGAGATGCTGGAGCGCACCGGCGACTGGCCCGCCGACTTCTTCTTCACCCACGAGGAGACCGACCTCGCCTGGCGCGCGCTCGACGACGGCTGGAAGGTCCTGTACGAACCGGCGCTGCTGCTCCAGCACCCCAAGACGTCCCCCGCCCGGCACGCCGTCTACTACCGGATGACGGCCCGCAACCGCGTCTGGCTCGCCCGGCGCCGCCTCCCACTGCTCCTCGTCCCCCTCTACCTGGCGGTGTGGACCCTGCTCACGCTGGCGCGCACCCGGTCCCTCGGCGGCCTGCGCGCCTGGGCGGGCGGCTTCGTCGAGGGCGTGCGCACGCCGTGCGGCGAGCGGCGGCCGATGAGCTGGCGCACGGTGTGGCTGATGACGAGGCTGGGACGCCCGCCCCTCATCTGA
- a CDS encoding response regulator transcription factor, whose amino-acid sequence MTAAPARILLADDHALVRRGVRLILDGEPDLTVVAEAGDGAETVALARSERVDLAVVDIAMPRLTGIQAARELSRLPDPPRILMLTMYDNEQYFFEALRAGACGYVLKSVADRDLVAACRAAMRNEPFIYPGAESTLIRKYLDLLRQGRALPRKAITDREEQILKLVAEGHTSKEIGDLLTISAKTVERHRANLLHKLGLRDRLALTRYAIRAGLIEP is encoded by the coding sequence GTGACCGCGGCCCCCGCGAGGATCCTCCTCGCCGACGACCACGCCCTCGTCCGCCGCGGCGTACGGCTCATCCTCGACGGCGAGCCCGACCTCACCGTCGTCGCGGAGGCGGGCGACGGCGCCGAGACCGTGGCCCTGGCGCGGAGCGAACGCGTGGACCTGGCCGTCGTCGACATCGCCATGCCGCGCCTCACCGGCATCCAGGCCGCCCGCGAGCTGTCCCGGCTCCCGGATCCGCCGCGCATCCTCATGCTGACCATGTACGACAACGAGCAGTACTTCTTCGAGGCCCTCAGGGCCGGGGCGTGCGGGTACGTGCTCAAGTCCGTCGCCGACCGCGACCTCGTCGCCGCCTGCCGGGCCGCGATGCGCAACGAGCCGTTCATCTACCCGGGCGCGGAGAGCACCCTCATCCGCAAGTACCTCGACCTGCTGCGGCAGGGCCGGGCGCTGCCCCGCAAGGCGATCACCGACCGGGAGGAACAGATCCTGAAGCTCGTCGCCGAGGGACACACCTCGAAGGAGATCGGCGACCTGCTGACCATCAGCGCCAAGACCGTGGAGCGGCACCGCGCGAACCTGCTCCACAAGCTCGGCCTGCGCGACCGGCTCGCCCTGACCCGGTACGCCATCAGGGCAGGCCTGATCGAGCCCTAG
- a CDS encoding SAVMC3_10250 family protein: MRELVYLSDRKLRQFMPERRRSLGRRGWQVTTPVGGVGIEAGAPDAEREREKRLRRIVDHVSVSARWFTEPEVRAGAWVEFEAPLNYRALNGAAPGMVLFFDPATAVEGYESGGALRLVLHGSVAHLAGDLEPTVAEPPALAERGWDGGISSCGPSWVQLATHAATLLGALAVQPSAASEPGHAPDSPLTLAEGTRQVLAALDGQLPAETAAWMHGHARVTAAVPAPGGERVRYLVATPLYVEYVTP, from the coding sequence GTGCGCGAGCTCGTGTACCTGTCCGATCGCAAGTTGCGGCAGTTCATGCCCGAGCGGCGGCGGTCGCTGGGACGGCGTGGGTGGCAGGTCACCACGCCCGTGGGAGGGGTGGGGATCGAGGCGGGTGCGCCGGACGCCGAGCGGGAGCGGGAGAAGCGGCTGCGGCGGATCGTGGATCATGTGTCCGTCAGCGCGCGCTGGTTCACGGAGCCGGAGGTTCGCGCCGGGGCCTGGGTGGAGTTCGAGGCACCCCTGAACTACCGGGCGCTCAACGGCGCCGCCCCGGGCATGGTCCTCTTCTTCGACCCGGCGACGGCTGTGGAGGGGTACGAGAGCGGGGGTGCCTTGCGGCTCGTGCTGCACGGGTCTGTCGCGCATCTGGCGGGCGATCTGGAGCCCACCGTGGCCGAGCCGCCCGCTCTGGCCGAACGCGGGTGGGACGGTGGTATCAGCAGTTGCGGCCCTTCTTGGGTGCAGCTCGCCACCCACGCGGCGACGCTCCTCGGCGCTCTGGCCGTGCAGCCCAGTGCCGCCAGTGAGCCCGGCCACGCTCCGGACAGCCCGCTGACCCTCGCCGAAGGCACCCGACAGGTCCTCGCCGCCCTCGACGGCCAGCTCCCCGCCGAGACCGCCGCCTGGATGCACGGCCACGCCCGGGTCACGGCGGCCGTGCCCGCACCCGGTGGCGAGCGCGTGCGGTACCTCGTGGCCACGCCGCTCTATGTGGAGTACGTCACTCCGTAA
- a CDS encoding phosphotransferase family protein yields MLPPVRTDEEWDAIVPDEAVMRPGAADLCARLGVAGAPLTRFREGSQPVYAVGDDLVLKLFPAASADDGVAEARVLTHVHGRLPVATPRVHSFGAYENGWRYVLMSRLPGEGLHHAWPRVPPADRERLAERAGETLAALHALDHAPLADVLGPGDWDAFLARQRAGAVERQRARHLPEHWLEQIPDFLDAVGEPAAGARRALLHTEFMREHLLAAPAPDGWRLTGLFDFEPAMIGDPAYDFVAVGLFVTRADPRLMTRLTAAYGRAFEPRELLALTLLHVYSNLPWYLRELPAPPEPTLDALAEHWFGRG; encoded by the coding sequence ATGCTGCCCCCCGTACGTACCGACGAGGAGTGGGACGCGATCGTCCCGGACGAGGCCGTGATGCGGCCCGGCGCGGCGGACCTGTGCGCCCGGCTCGGCGTCGCCGGGGCGCCGCTGACCCGCTTCCGCGAAGGCTCCCAGCCCGTCTACGCCGTCGGCGACGACCTCGTGCTCAAGCTCTTCCCCGCCGCGTCGGCCGACGACGGCGTCGCCGAGGCCCGCGTCCTCACCCACGTGCACGGCCGCCTGCCCGTCGCGACCCCGCGGGTCCACTCCTTCGGCGCGTACGAGAACGGCTGGCGCTACGTCCTGATGTCCCGGCTCCCCGGCGAGGGCCTGCACCACGCCTGGCCGCGCGTGCCCCCGGCCGACCGGGAGCGGCTCGCCGAGCGGGCCGGGGAGACGCTCGCCGCGCTGCACGCCCTCGACCACGCGCCGCTCGCGGACGTCCTCGGGCCCGGCGACTGGGACGCGTTCCTGGCCCGGCAGCGGGCGGGCGCGGTCGAGCGGCAGCGCGCCCGGCACCTCCCCGAGCACTGGCTGGAGCAGATTCCGGACTTCCTCGACGCGGTCGGGGAGCCCGCGGCCGGGGCCCGCCGGGCCCTGCTGCACACCGAGTTCATGCGTGAGCACCTGCTCGCCGCGCCCGCGCCGGACGGCTGGCGGCTCACCGGGCTCTTCGACTTCGAGCCCGCGATGATCGGCGACCCGGCGTACGACTTCGTGGCCGTCGGCCTCTTCGTCACCCGCGCGGACCCCCGCCTCATGACCCGCCTCACGGCGGCGTACGGCCGCGCCTTCGAGCCCCGCGAGCTGCTCGCCCTCACGCTGCTGCACGTCTACAGCAACCTGCCCTGGTACCTGCGCGAACTGCCCGCCCCGCCCGAGCCGACGCTCGACGCGCTGGCCGAGCACTGGTTCGGGCGGGGCTAG